Proteins encoded in a region of the Coffea eugenioides isolate CCC68of chromosome 4, Ceug_1.0, whole genome shotgun sequence genome:
- the LOC113769393 gene encoding putative pectinesterase/pectinesterase inhibitor 26: protein MESANNRLLEDQYSRRKRKITIIISLIISFTIIISSIISVLTILKHKVESQSLSNAPPSKAIRAICSLTPSRRLCFKQIWKLQQSQASSKINPSQIFALSLSASFDELTILNSQRQRVISKVNASSASVFPSLQECESLISDSLRLVNMSVTKIGIVPDGNIFKETKTVVDLMEWTSAAKESLERCRDELENDNEGLVSGKFYLVRMKMRMLVTRKYLENSLVILAKMDTILDMFYHPLQSILSNFMLSASGFDFGAMIINLIHRHNKSQEKLKLDQQTESLRGFCSVTRFPDQCLNSVILLPDNSPDDIFIASLDLAIERVVNLTVLARALILQSSSDAATESRNESALFRCSSLIDDSLNRLNRSLTASGESSLFGLRVDSGEMEELVREKSKEVSSWVNRAANDLWRCFGILGEDNSTAVIELRSGVYDGIMHAQSQQSSSRILQRRSHENLIMIISFSLIILVSVIIGTIILSHMKNGKNYHTTESLRPNSANLKTLCSVTYDPELCFTSISPAIEETETDPDDIFAASIKVAIANITGLAPLMKEVLLSSNMIGAESALEFCTWAFSDSLSHLDRTLKAVLLEKEGNYRVFSSVDFVTVAWTSDRGEDMITWLTSALSALDSCGDILDEVGSMAVNDLSLKVYRARVQVNYCSSFLSFKDQILPFLLFHQLRKLAEC, encoded by the exons ATGGAGTCAGCCAACAACAGACTATTAGAAGATCAATATTCAAGACGAAAAAGGAAGATAACCATCATCATTTCTTTGATCATCTCATTCACAATCATTATCAGTTCAATCATCTCAGTCTTAACCATCCTCAAGCACAAAGTAGAGTCTCAATCACTCTCTAATGCGCCTCCAAGCAAAGCAATCAGAGCCATCTGTTCTCTAACTCCATCCCGCCGCTTATGTTTCAAGCAGATATGGAAACTCCAGCAAAGCCAGGCTTCATCGAAGATTAATCCTTCACAGATATTTGCTCTTTCACTCAGTGCTTCTTTTGATGAGCTCACCATCCTTAATTCCCAAAGGCAGAGGGTAATCTCAAAAGTCAATGCTTCTTCTGCAAGTGTCTTTCCATCTCTACAAGAATGTGAAAGTTTGATCAGTGATTCCCTAAGACTTGTTAACATGTCTGTGACAAAAATTGGGATTGTCCCCGATGGCAACAtctttaaggaaacaaaaaccGTTGTGGATTTGATGGAATGGACCTCTGCTGCTAAGGAGAGTCTGGAGAGGTGCAGGGATGAATTGGAGAATGATAATGAAGGATTGgtatctggaaaattttatttGGTGAGAATGAAGATGCGGATGCTTGTGACAAGGAAATATCTGGAGAATAGCTTAGTGATTTTGGCCAAGATGGATACTATTCTGGACATGTTTTATCATCCTCTCCAGAGTATTCTGTCAAATTTTATGCTCAGTGCAAGTGGATTTGATTTTG GTGCAATGATCATAAATCTCATCCATAGGCACAACAAATCCCAAGAAAAGCTCAAACTCGACCAACAGACCGAGTCACTCCGAGGTTTCTGCTCCGTGACTCGGTTCCCGGATCAATGCCTCAACTCAGTCATTCTCCTACCTGACAACAGCCCAGATGATATTTTCATCGCATCTCTCGATTTAGCTATAGAACGAGTCGTCAACCTCACTGTTCTCGCGAGGGCTCTGATCTTGCAGTCAAGTTCTGATGCTGCTACTGAGTCAAGAAACGAGTCAGCCCTGTTCAGGTGCTCGAGTTTGATCGATGACTCTTTGAACCGGCTCAACAGATCTTTGACTGCCTCCGGTGAGTCGTCGTTGTTCGGTCTCCGAGTTGACTCGGGGGAGATGGAAGAACTGGTCAGGGAGAAGAGTAAGGAGGTGAGTTCGTGGGTGAATCGGGCGGCGAATGATCTTTGGAGATGTTTCGGGATTCTTGGGGAAGACAATTCGACGGCTGTGATTGAATTGAGAAGTGGGGTGTATGATGGTATAATGCAC GCTCAATCACAGCAATCATCATCAAGAATTCTACAACGTAGATCCCACGAAAACCTCATCATGATCATCTCCTTCTCGTTAATCATCCTGGTTTCTGTCATCATAGGCACCATAATCTTATCCCACATGAAAAATGGTAAAAACTACCACACCACCGAGTCACTCAGGCCAAACTCAGCAAACTTGAAGACCTTATGTTCCGTGACTTACGACCCTGAGTTATGCTTCACCTCTATATCCCCCGCCATCGAGGAAACTGAAACCGACCCGGATGATATTTTCGCCGCCTCTATCAAGGTAGCCATTGCTAATATCACCGGCCTGGCTCCGTTGATGAAAGAAGTTTTACTGAGTTCGAACATGATTGGAGCTGAGTCAGCTCTGGAATTCTGCACCTGGGCATTCTCCGACTCACTGAGTCACCTCGATAGGACTTTAAAGGCAGTACTACTGGAGAAAGAAGGAAACTACCGGGTCTTTTCTTCCGTTGACTTTGTCACGGTGGCGTGGACTTCTGATCGGGGGGAAGACATGATAACGTGGCTGACCAGCGCGTTGAGTGCTTTAGACAGCTGTGGTGATATTTTGGATGAGGTTGGATCAATGGCTGTAAATGACTTGAGCTTGAAGGTGTACAGAGCTAGGGTGCAGGTCAACTACTGCAGCAGCTTTCTCTCGTTCAAGGATCAGATATTGCCATTTTTACTCTTTCATCAGCTCAGAAAATTGGCAGAATGTTGA
- the LOC113768056 gene encoding pectinesterase 3-like produces MDSVNDSLMASSKVSLLQHHPQQPSSSRNLLKTYKTLIIIISFCFIILASLILSTIILFHMHNRNNYNLTSEPTESLWSNSANLKTFCSVVSQDPDLCFTSISSSIKGTETDPDDIFAVSIKVAIDNVTSLAPLMREVLLSRTGAEWALKHCTKSVADSLSQLNRSLTAVQLGAKENRRVFSSEAPVDLGVQPLTADRRGYVMTWLIRAMSGLDTCVDVLDNVGSVAVDELSVKVYKARVQVSNNREFLLYKDKILEYFVIHPAGVEDRNGKA; encoded by the coding sequence ATGGACTCGGTCAATGATTCCCTCATGGCCTCCAGCAAAGTGAGTCTATTGCAACACCATCCACAGCAGCCATCTTCGTCAAGAAATCTACTAAAAACCTACAAAACCCTCATCATAATCATCTCTTTCTGTTTTATCATCCTTGCTTCTCTCATCTTAAGCACCATAATCTTATTCCACATGCATAACCGCAACAACTATAACCTCACCTCCGAGCCCACTGAGTCACTCTGGTCGAACTCGGCAAACTTGAAGACCTTTTGTTCCGTCGTGTCTCAGGACCCCGACTTATGCTTTACCTCTATATCCTCCTCTATCAAGGGAACCGAGACCGACCCAGATGACATTTTTGCCGTCTCTATCAAGGTAGCCATTGATAATGTCACCAGCCTGGCTCCATTGATGAGAGAAGTTTTGCTGAGCAGGACTGGAGCCGAGTGGGCTTTGAAACATTGCACCAAGTCAGTGGCCGACTCACTGAGTCAACTCAATAGGTCTTTGACTGCAGTGCAGCTGGGGGCAAAGGAAAACCGCCGGGTATTTTCGTCTGAGGCCCCGGTCGACTTGGGGGTGCAGCCGTTGACTGCTGATCGAAGGGGATACGTGATGACGTGGCTGATTAGAGCAATGAGTGGTTTGGACACCTGTGTTGATGTTTTGGATAATGTTGGATCAGTGGCTGTAGATGAATTGAGCGTGAAGGTGTACAAAGCTAGGGTGCAGGTCAGCAACAACAGAGAGTTTCTCTTGTACAAGGATAAAATATTGGAATATTTTGTCATCCATCCAGCTG